From the genome of Bacteroidota bacterium:
CAAAAAAGGATTTCGCAAAGCGTTGAACGAACACGGAATTCCCTTTAACAAAGAATTTGAATTTCGTCTGCAATTAAAATACGAATGGAATGATTTCGAATCAGGATATAAAATTGGAAAATCGTTTTCTGAACTTAAAAATAGACCCGATGCCATCTTTGCGTATAATGATTTATCTGCTCTTGGTTTTATGAAGGGAGTTTTGGAATCAGGATTAAAAGTGCCCGAGGATGTGGCGATTATCGGTTTTGATGACATTGAACGATGCCAGTATGCTCCGGTCCCATTAACGACAATTCACCAACCAACAAATGAAATAGGGGCACAAGCTGTTAACCTTTTGATGCGTAGAATGAATAAAGAAAAAATATTTTCCTGGGTAGGATTGACACCCTCATTAGTGATACGATCATCCACAAGTAAGACAATAGAAGTATTAAAAAACTAGTTGCATCGTCTCTCACATGTGCTAATGACATATTAATATGATACCAGATAAAACAGATGTAATCCTTGACGAACATCGATTTTTTGATCCGAATCCTCTTGTTCGAGACATTGCATATTCATTGTATCAAGAAGTAAAACAATTGCCTCTCTACTGTCCCCATGGACATGTTGAACCTTCGCTGTTTTCAGACAATCTCCCTTTTAAGAATCCATCGGCCTTGTTTATAAAACCGGATCATTATGTGTTTCGATTGCTCTATTCACAAGGAATATCGTTGGAGCGTCTTGGAATATCGTCCACGAACGGTTTACGAATAGAGGAGGATGATAAAAAAATATGGAAACTGTTTGCGGAACATTTTTATCTATTTGCAGGAACACCGACAGGTGTTTGGTTTCAATATGAATTAGCCGAGTTATTTGGTATCCGTAAAAAATTGAATGGTTCTACTGCCGAAGAAATATGGAATAAAATTGAAAACAAATTACACTCTTCTGATTTTCTTCCTCGTACATTGTTTGAAAAATTTAACATCGCAGTATTATCCACCACAGACGCAGCTACTGATTGTCTTGAACACCATAAAAAAATAAAGGAATCTGGATGGAAGGGAAGAGTAATCCCGACATTTCGGCCTGACGGAGTTGTGAAACTTGCAGGAAATAATTGGAAAACAAATATTCGTCTTTTGAATGAACGATGCGGATTTGAAATTACCTCATATCAATCGTTCATTCAGGCTATCGAAAATAGAAGAGCATATTTCAAATCCATGGGCGCAGTTGCTACCGACCATGATATTTTTGTTCCTTATACGGAAAGACTCTCCGATACAAATGCAGATTGGTTATTCCAAAAGGCACTGAACGGTACCATCACTCCGATTGAATCCGCAACATTTGAATCACATATGTTAATGGAATTTGCACGGATGAGTATCGAAGATGGATTAACAATGCAAATTCATCCCGGTTCGTTCCGAAATCACAATGCACTATTGTTTGATAAATTTGGGGCCGATAAAGGGGCTGATATTCCTGTTCAGACGGAATACACAGTGAATCTGAGAAATCTCCTTAATGCTTATGGCAACGACACACGGTTAACACTTGTTGTGTTTACGCTAGACGAAACATCGTATTCAAGAGAATTGGCCCCTTTGGCAGGGCATTATCCTGCCATGAAATTAGGCCCATCATGGTGGTTTCATGATAGTATTGAAGGAATGCTTCGATATCGAAAAATGGTTACGGAGACCGCTAGTATCTATAATACTGTTGGTTTTAATGATGATACGCGCGCATTTTTGTCTATTCCAGCGCGTCATGATCTTTCCAGAAGAATTGATGCCACTTATCTTGCGGATCTTGTTGCAAAAAAAATAATTGACAGAGAAGATGCTTCCCACATGATGTTTGAATTAACAAATGGTCTTGTAAAAAAAACATATAAACTGTAAATCTGTATGGCAAACATTTTTCAACAATTGAATAATTCGGGAAAGTATCGCTGGGTCATCTGTGGACTCCTCTTTTTTGCAACGACTATTAACTACATGGACCGTCAAATTCTTGGTTTGCTGGCACCCATACTGCAAAAGGAGATCGGATGGAGTGAAAGCGAATATGCATGGATCGTCACAGCATTCCAGGCCGCATATGCTATTGGTTTGATCTCGTTTGGATGGTTTATTGATAAGTTTGGGACGAAGATTGGTTATACAATTTCGATTACGGGTTGGAGTATTGCTGCAATTGCTCACGCCGCTGTGTCAACGGTTTTTGGATTTGGTGCTGCACGATTTGGACTCGGACTAAGTGAAGCAGGAAATTTTCCTGCTGCACAAAAGGCAGTGGCTGAATGGTTTCCGAAAAAAGAACGCGCATTGACGACGGGAATTTACAATTCCGGCGCGAATATCGGTGCCGTGTTGGCTCCAGCAGTCGTTCCTTGGCTTACAGTAACGTATGGATGGCAAGAAGCATTTATTGTAGTCGGTGCATTAGGATTTATTTGGATCGTATTTTGGTGGAAAATATATGAGAGACCGGAACAGAAGAAAAATTTAACGAAAGAAGAGTTTGATTATATCCATAGTGATCCACCGGAACCGTCTACGGAGAAAATTCCTTGGGTAAGTTTATTACGGTACAGACAAACGTGGGCGTTTGTTATCGGAAAATTTATGACCGATCCTATTTGGTGGTTTTATCTCTATTGGCTTCCCAAATATTTGAACAAAGAGTACGGTTTAACAATTACCGGACTGGGGTTGCCGCTTATCGCAATTTATATGATGACGAGTGTCGGAAGTATTGGGGGCGGTTGGTTATCATCGCATTTTATAAATCGCGGTTGGACAATTAACAAAGCGAGAAAAACAACAATGTTTGTTGCGGCACTTCTTGTCGTTTCCATTATTGTTGCTTCACAAGTTACTGATCTTTGGACATCGGTCATTTTGATCGGTATTGCAGCCGCAGCTCACCAAGGATGGTCTGCAAATATATTTACGACTGCATCCGATATGTTTCCAAAAAAAGCTGTCGCTTCTGTTACAGGACTTGGAGGAATGGCTGGTTCAATCGGAGGAATGATCTTTGCACCATTTATTGGATATATACTTGAGTGGACGGGAAGTTACTTCATTCCGTTTATTATTTCAGGAACAGCATATTTAATTGCTCTTGCAATTTTCCATCTATTGGTACCAAAAATGGAACCAGCAAATATATAATACTTGTAATATGAGACATCTGAAAAACTCTCAAATGGGTCATTGCGAGACGTTTTTTGTCGAAGCAATCTCGGCTTTTACCTGTTTAACGAAGATTGCTTCGTCGCTTCGCTCCTCGCAATGACTTTTTCAGAGGTCTCAATATTATCATTGCGAGGCTTCCCGATGTATCGGGACAACGGAACAATCTTATCAAAAATAGATAAAACAAAATATGGCACTAAAAATTAAATCATCACAAGAGACAACGTTCGATGTCGTCTCATTAGGCGAATGTATGGTTCGCCTCAGTTCACCTGAACACCAAAGAATTGAATTTGCTTCAAATTTTGAAGTATGGGTCGGAGGAGGCGAATACAATGTTAGTTATGCACTTTCTCGTCTCGGCTTACGGACAGGGTGGATCGGAGGATTGAACGATTCATCAATCGGTTCCATTGTTAAAAATCATGCACGTGCTGTTGGTGTTAATGTAGACTTTGCAATTATCCGAAAGTACGACGGCATGGGAAAAAAAGATCGAATGGGATTACATTTTACCGAAGTAGGATTTGGCCCTCGAGCATCTGTATCGCTTTATGACAGAGGTCATTCCGCTACAGCAGGAATCCAGCCCGGCGAAATTGATTGGAAGAAACTCTTTGTTGAAAAAGGAGTCCGCTGGTTTCACACCGGAGGAATTTTTTCTGCGTTGTCTGAGTCAACGAAAATTGTCGTCAAGGAAGCAATAAAAGCTGCGCATGATGCTGGAACGTTTGTTTCGTATGATCTTAATTTCCGGTC
Proteins encoded in this window:
- the uxaC gene encoding glucuronate isomerase, translated to MIPDKTDVILDEHRFFDPNPLVRDIAYSLYQEVKQLPLYCPHGHVEPSLFSDNLPFKNPSALFIKPDHYVFRLLYSQGISLERLGISSTNGLRIEEDDKKIWKLFAEHFYLFAGTPTGVWFQYELAELFGIRKKLNGSTAEEIWNKIENKLHSSDFLPRTLFEKFNIAVLSTTDAATDCLEHHKKIKESGWKGRVIPTFRPDGVVKLAGNNWKTNIRLLNERCGFEITSYQSFIQAIENRRAYFKSMGAVATDHDIFVPYTERLSDTNADWLFQKALNGTITPIESATFESHMLMEFARMSIEDGLTMQIHPGSFRNHNALLFDKFGADKGADIPVQTEYTVNLRNLLNAYGNDTRLTLVVFTLDETSYSRELAPLAGHYPAMKLGPSWWFHDSIEGMLRYRKMVTETASIYNTVGFNDDTRAFLSIPARHDLSRRIDATYLADLVAKKIIDREDASHMMFELTNGLVKKTYKL
- a CDS encoding sugar kinase produces the protein MALKIKSSQETTFDVVSLGECMVRLSSPEHQRIEFASNFEVWVGGGEYNVSYALSRLGLRTGWIGGLNDSSIGSIVKNHARAVGVNVDFAIIRKYDGMGKKDRMGLHFTEVGFGPRASVSLYDRGHSATAGIQPGEIDWKKLFVEKGVRWFHTGGIFSALSESTKIVVKEAIKAAHDAGTFVSYDLNFRSKLWSSNEAIETTRPLVPYIDCLIGNEEDFQKVLGYEVEGVNIEKGEIDTSAFKQMVNKVVKDFSNIKIVGTTLRSVKSAGINDWSAIMWADGNFYDGMNMPGLEIEDRVGGGDGFASGFTYGFLSGKQPQECVNLGVAHGAMLMTTRGDTSMISLDELLHVAKGGSARIKR
- a CDS encoding MFS transporter, giving the protein MANIFQQLNNSGKYRWVICGLLFFATTINYMDRQILGLLAPILQKEIGWSESEYAWIVTAFQAAYAIGLISFGWFIDKFGTKIGYTISITGWSIAAIAHAAVSTVFGFGAARFGLGLSEAGNFPAAQKAVAEWFPKKERALTTGIYNSGANIGAVLAPAVVPWLTVTYGWQEAFIVVGALGFIWIVFWWKIYERPEQKKNLTKEEFDYIHSDPPEPSTEKIPWVSLLRYRQTWAFVIGKFMTDPIWWFYLYWLPKYLNKEYGLTITGLGLPLIAIYMMTSVGSIGGGWLSSHFINRGWTINKARKTTMFVAALLVVSIIVASQVTDLWTSVILIGIAAAAHQGWSANIFTTASDMFPKKAVASVTGLGGMAGSIGGMIFAPFIGYILEWTGSYFIPFIISGTAYLIALAIFHLLVPKMEPANI